A section of the Arcobacter roscoffensis genome encodes:
- a CDS encoding nuclear transport factor 2 family protein, whose protein sequence is MNYSKHIQNYALFFENLNKDISIQEYEDIFSEDIYFEDPFQKTKGINSIYNIFDHMYKSLDEPRFIVKEIVENKNIAYLQWNFIFKYKNCKDVESFTGVSRIELNEDLKVVSHIDYWDAASNIYEKVPVLKSILRFIKNKIKA, encoded by the coding sequence ATGAATTATTCAAAACATATACAAAACTATGCTTTATTTTTTGAAAATTTAAATAAAGATATATCTATACAAGAGTACGAAGATATTTTTAGTGAAGATATATATTTTGAAGACCCTTTTCAAAAAACAAAAGGAATAAACTCAATATATAATATTTTTGACCATATGTATAAATCACTAGATGAACCAAGGTTTATTGTAAAAGAGATAGTAGAAAATAAAAATATTGCATATTTACAATGGAACTTTATATTTAAATACAAAAATTGTAAAGATGTAGAGAGTTTTACAGGAGTTAGTAGAATTGAATTAAATGAAGACTTAAAAGTTGTATCACATATTGATTATTGGGATGCTGCTTCAAATATTTATGAAAAAGTACCTGTATTAAAGTCAATTTTACGCTTTATAAAAAATAAGATAAAAGCATGA
- a CDS encoding SDR family NAD(P)-dependent oxidoreductase, whose product MSKNIWIIGASSGIGYELTKLYLQNGYTVVASSRDTKHSHELNSLKSSFKQTLFLKDIDVQNSSSINEAALCVWKKLNYLDVCIFNAGVYEVSPLDSLNIEDFEKMTDINYLGAVRLTNIITPKFENQGFGKLVFNASLSSYFGLPNAGAYGSSKAALVNFAQAIQPELLKKNIELQIINHGFVKTRLTNKNNFDMPQLMSSKTAALKIFHNLDKGYKFEIKFPFKLSFFLYLLNILPYKISLAITKGLLK is encoded by the coding sequence ATGTCTAAAAATATATGGATAATTGGTGCAAGTAGTGGCATTGGCTATGAGCTTACAAAATTATATTTACAAAATGGCTATACAGTAGTAGCTAGTTCTAGAGATACAAAACACTCTCATGAGCTAAATAGTTTAAAGTCATCTTTTAAACAAACTTTATTTTTAAAAGATATAGATGTTCAAAATAGTTCATCTATAAATGAAGCAGCTTTATGTGTATGGAAAAAATTAAACTACCTTGATGTATGTATTTTTAATGCAGGGGTTTATGAAGTTTCACCCTTAGATAGTTTAAATATAGAAGATTTTGAAAAAATGACAGATATAAATTATTTAGGAGCTGTAAGACTTACAAATATCATTACACCAAAATTTGAGAATCAAGGTTTTGGAAAATTAGTTTTTAATGCAAGTTTATCAAGCTATTTTGGTTTACCAAATGCAGGTGCTTATGGATCTAGTAAAGCTGCACTCGTAAATTTTGCACAAGCTATTCAGCCTGAACTTCTAAAGAAAAATATTGAACTTCAAATAATAAATCATGGATTTGTCAAAACTAGACTTACAAATAAAAACAATTTTGATATGCCTCAACTAATGAGTAGTAAAACAGCAGCACTTAAGATTTTTCATAATTTAGATAAAGGATATAAGTTTGAAATAAAGTTTCCATTTAAACTTTCATTTTTCTTGTATTTATTAAATATTCTACCTTATAAAATTTCTTTAGCAATTACAAAAGGATTGTTAAAATGA